In Streptomyces pluripotens, the genomic window GGGCCCTTGGCACCCGAACCGTGCGGGGTCCTGTGTGTCATCGCCGTGCCCTTTCCCTGATCACGTCCCGCCTGAGGGTCTGCCGGGCGAGCCATTCGGCGGCCCGGATGCCGAGTTCGCCCGTGCAGCGGTGCCCTTCACCCGGGGCCGTGCCTGCCAGGTGACGGTCACGGTGTTCCGTCCCTTCTGCGCGCGAAGCATCCAGGCACCACCCGGCCCCGGAGCCCCTCAGCCGTCTTCTCCTTCCCCACCACCGCGCTCCCCCAGGCGCGTGAGTTGGGTCTGGAACCAGTCCAGGCGCGCCTGCAACAGAGCGGCTTCCGCGGCGAGTTCCGGTACACCCGGCTCGGCGCCGGCCGCCGGCTGGGCAGTCGGGGCAGGACCCGTGCCGCCACCTCCCGCCACCACCTGCAGCCCCTCCCCGGCCAGCCGGGCGAATCCGGCGAGCGGGACGGAGGTGGGCCCGTGCCCGCACCTCGTGCAGACGGGGACCAGGGCCCGCCAGCCGGGTCTGCCCCAGCCGGCGTCGGCGAGCGCGACGGCGGAGCCTCCACAGGTGCACGGCCCCACCGTCGCCGCGCGCACCCGCTGCCGGGCGTAACGGAAGCCGCGCTCGAATCGGATGTAGGCGCCGAGCACGGAGACCTGGAGCAGGGCCGCCATGCGGTGCTCGGCGGTGCACAACAGGGCCGCAGCGGCCGTACGGTCGTGGACGCAGTAGAAGCCGCAGTCACACAGACGCGCAGGCGGGCGATGCCTACGACCGTAGAGGCAGCAGGCGTTGTCAAGCACGCCGTACGGCAGCGCACCGCCCAGCGAGACACCGGCGAACCCGGCCCTGATGCCGTCCTGGGACAGCATCAGGTGAGCGATCTTGTATCCGGTCGGCGGCTCCGTCGGGCGTTCCGCGGGGAGCCGCAGCCTCATCGGACGGCCGGAACCTCTTCGCGGGCCGACTCGGCCGGTTCAGCGGGTTCGGCCGGCCCGGTGTGGACGATCTCCTCGGGGACCTGCGCTTCTTCTTCGTGGACGAGCGGCCGCTCTTCGGCGACCCCGGTGGCCAGTGCCTTGCCTAGCTTCATGGCGCCTCCCATGACCTGAGGTCGGTACCCCTCCTGCCATAGTGACGCATTACGCACCAAGGTGGACACAGGGCCTTCGATCACCCTCGGACGCATCAGCAGAACTTATCGATACCCCATAGAAAAATTAAGTAGAGCTATACCAATCTGGTGTCGAGACTGCTTCCATGACGAGCACACGCAAGCCCGCACCACCCTTCGGTCGCACGCTCTGCGCCATGATCACGCCCTTCACTGAGGCCGGCGCTCTGGATCTGGACGGGGCCCAGAACCTGGCGGCGCGGCTGGTGACGCAGGGCTGTGACGGCCTGGTCCTCAGCGGCACCACGGGCGAGTCGCCCACCACCACGGACACCGAGAAGACAGCGCTGATCGCGGCCGTCCGGGCGGCGGTGGACGACCGGACCACGCTCGTCGCGGGCGTGGGTACGTCCGACACCCGGCACACGGTCGAACGGGCCCTCGCGGCCGGCGAGGCGGGCGCCAACGGCGTCCTGGTGGTGACGCCGTACTACAGCAGGCCGCCGCAGGAGGCCGTGGCCGCCCACTTCCTCGCCGTCGCCGACGCGAGCACCCTGCCGGTGATGGTCTACGACATTCCGGGCCGCACCGGCACCCGGATCGAACCGGACACGATGATCCGTCTCGCGGAACACCCGCGGGTCGTGGCCGTCAAGGACTGTTCCTACGATTTCCTCGGCACCCAACGGGTGCTCGCGCACACGGAGCTGGCGTACTACGCGGGGTGCGATGAGCACGTGCTCCCCCTGTACGCGGTCGGCGCGGCCGGCTGCGTGAGTACGGTCGCGAACGCCGTACCCGGTCACATCGCCGCGATCCTCGACGCCTTCGACCGTGGCGACACCGCCCAGGCGGCCGAACTGCAGCTGAAGGCAACGCCATTGATCGGGGCAATGACGGAGGCCGGGCTGCCGGGCACGGTCACCGCGAAGGCCCTGCTGTCCCGGCTCGGGCTGCCCGCCGGCCCGGTGCGCGCACCCTTGCTGCCCGCCGGGCAGGAGGCGGCCGACGAGCTGCTGGCGCACTACGAGCGGCTGGCGGCGGACCCACCCGCCCTGCCCTGATCACCGCTCACGGCCGCGGCGGCCCCGTGAACCTGGCGGAAGGGCGGTCACCGGTGACGACCGCCGTTCACCGTCGGCAACTCGGCAGCAGGCCGAGGCGGGGTCCGTGGGCAGCCGCAGGTCACGGCCGCCGTCCGTCAGTTGTGGCTGTGCAGGATGTCGTTCAGGCCACCCCAGACCGCGTTGTTCGGACGGGCCTCGACCACACCGGTGACCGAGTTGCGGCGGAAGAGGATGTTGGAGGCACCGTTCAGCTCGCGGGCCTTGACGATCTGCCCGTCGGGCATGGTGACCCGGGTACCCGCGGTGATGTACAGGCCGGCCTCGACCACGCACTCGTCGCCGAGCGCGATACCGACGCCCGCCTCGGCGCCGATCAGGCAGCGCTCACCGATGGAGATGATCACGTTGCCACCACCGGACAGGGTGCCCATGGTGGACGCGCCGCCGCCGATGTCCGAGCCGTCGCCGACCACGACACCCGCGGAGATCCGGCCCTCGACCATGGAGGTGCCGAGGGTGCCGGCGTTGAAGTTGACGAATCCCTCGTGCATGACCGTGGTGCCCGCGGCGAGGTGCGCGCCCAACCGGACCCGGTCGGCGTCGGCGATGCGCACGCCCTTGGGGACGACGTAGTCCGTCATGCGCGGGAACTTGTCGATCGACGTCACCTGCAGGTGCAGGCCTTCGGAGCGGGCGTTCAGCCGCACCTTCTCGATGTCGTCCACGGCGACCGGGCCCAGCGAGGTCCAGGCGACGTTGGCGAGGTGGCCGAAGACGCCGTCCAGGCTCTGTCCGTGCGGCTTGACCAGTCGGTGCGAGAGCAGGTGCAGACGGAGGTAGGCGTCGTGCGCGTCGATCGGCTTCTCGTCCAGGGAGGCGATGACCGTGCGCACCGCGACCACCTCGACGCCCCGGCGGCTGTCCGGGCCGATCGCCGCGGACGCGCCG contains:
- the dapA gene encoding 4-hydroxy-tetrahydrodipicolinate synthase; protein product: MTSTRKPAPPFGRTLCAMITPFTEAGALDLDGAQNLAARLVTQGCDGLVLSGTTGESPTTTDTEKTALIAAVRAAVDDRTTLVAGVGTSDTRHTVERALAAGEAGANGVLVVTPYYSRPPQEAVAAHFLAVADASTLPVMVYDIPGRTGTRIEPDTMIRLAEHPRVVAVKDCSYDFLGTQRVLAHTELAYYAGCDEHVLPLYAVGAAGCVSTVANAVPGHIAAILDAFDRGDTAQAAELQLKATPLIGAMTEAGLPGTVTAKALLSRLGLPAGPVRAPLLPAGQEAADELLAHYERLAADPPALP
- the dapD gene encoding 2,3,4,5-tetrahydropyridine-2,6-dicarboxylate N-succinyltransferase, translating into MTDSASRVTGAVAAGLATIASDGSVLDTWFPAPELVAEPGPAGTERLTAEQAVELLGSGASAAIGPDSRRGVEVVAVRTVIASLDEKPIDAHDAYLRLHLLSHRLVKPHGQSLDGVFGHLANVAWTSLGPVAVDDIEKVRLNARSEGLHLQVTSIDKFPRMTDYVVPKGVRIADADRVRLGAHLAAGTTVMHEGFVNFNAGTLGTSMVEGRISAGVVVGDGSDIGGGASTMGTLSGGGNVIISIGERCLIGAEAGVGIALGDECVVEAGLYITAGTRVTMPDGQIVKARELNGASNILFRRNSVTGVVEARPNNAVWGGLNDILHSHN